The nucleotide window GAAGTTTCTTCTCCCAACCTTTTCGCAACCTGAGACAGACTGCAAGCTACTGCCCTCTTATGGATGAAATCCCACACGACCGCCTGCCAACCCCGCAGCAGCTGGGCTTTCAACAACTTGTTAGAATCTCACTGGCTTCCTTTTGTTCCTTAAGATAAAAGTCAGAAACTCTATAAATAGTACTAAAAATGTTCAATCTCTGTGAATAAAGTCATGCAATGTTACTCTCCTcctctgtatttctgtaaaactAGAAGCCAGTACAtcaaacagaaggaagaaatcaTGTAAAAGGATGTCTCtggctttttctgaaaatgtttaataCTTTTTCTGGAAGTGTTTAATAGTGCTGTGGCCATCAAAGTAATCCCTGCTTCCATTTCATACTTGTGATTCACTTTGTGGCATCTAAAATTCCTGAGATAAAATCTGCATCCCAGGAAACACACAGTGATGATGCAGCTGCAAATACAGGTCCAATGAGAAACTTAACAACCCTGAACATTCCCAAAAGGAGAATCTCAGCAGAACAGAGATACAGCTGCATGACACAAGCCAGAGCTATATAGGTACCACTGTCAGCTCCAGATAACACACTACTGGGGCTACCCACCCCAGCTAATTTACCTTGCTTCCTGGCCCAGTTAATTAGCTTAGGGGAGTGTCGCTTACAGGACTTTGTGCCTGAACTGGCTCAGGTACCTCAACCAGCCTACGTATAGCTGAGAACTTGCACACAACAAAACATCCCCCTACCTTGGTCATCAACAGCAAGGAGTTTTCATTGAAACCAAGTCGTGCCACCTTGCCATCAATTTCTTTTTGGCCTTTTATGTTATTCTCTAGTGCAAAGGACGACTGTTGCAACTGGATAAGTTGAAGTAAAAGCCTGAAATGAAAGAGGCAGTTAAAAAAAGGCACAGCTGGCAAAAGAGTAAGTCCGCAAACttcaaacaaaccaaaatataATACTTTAAAACAGCTCTTCTTCCTGACTTTTGCCGACTgcaaaaactgcaaagaaatgaaCGAATCCATAACAATCTACTATAGGTATGGTATATTTGTGCTATGACAGAAGTACTGAGAAGTACTTTTGAAAAACAACATGCCAAGTATCTCTGGCTGCTCTGcgcaaacatttttttccccatgtattTGCCACACAATTTAAAAGTGAAGCTTGGATCTGCTAGCACTAACTGCAGCATATCAGGTGTCCCACATCCTTAGTAACACCTAACAAGACCACAGAGCATTTTTGCCTATGGCAGTGATTATCTTTGTAACCTGAAAAGCTAGAAATTTGCGGGTTTTAGACAAATACCAAACATCTTCCCCACACAGGCCAACCTTGGGATATTTTCTAAAACCTTTCACCACAGTTTTATGTTCAAGGCAGTGCCCCAGAAGTCACCACCATGATTCAGTGAAGGTTAGACATTATGCTGACAACGTGGCTTCATGTCACAGAGGGACCCCATCACGAACTGCTCGACCAGAGAGAACAGTGGCAGTTTCCAGAGTCCACCTCACACAAGGACTGTAAAACATGTCAGCAGAGGAAGTATCTAAGTATATTCAACCAAGGGAACACTGGGACTTAGCAGTAGCATTACTGAAACTACGTTTAATTCAAGCTTCATGCataaagaacaacaacaacaaatttttTTATCACATTTACCGAAGTTAAATGAAGCAGGTCTTACAATAAAGGTGGGTATTTTTATGAAGAGAAGACTTAAGATTTTAGATTAAAGTTTTCATTTGAGCATTATAAACATCAAAATTTACAAGTCTGAGCCAAGAAACCATTTGTAAATTCAGTAAAGTTTTGACTGGgaaattcaaagtaaaaatggaaagtatttttaatttgtaaagcgtttttgtttcaaaatttgcATCAACATAATAAAGAATGAAATCtcaatgaaaattaaacaaaaccatttctccaaattttttgttgttgttggcaGAACTAGAAGAGTCAATTATTCATGATGCGTTAACACAGAACCTTATTTCCTACAAAAAGCGATACTAACATCTCTTTTCCAGGTGCAATTTATGCTGCACATATGTTTATGCAACATCCACATCTCACTTAAAATCCAACAGACCTGAACGTATTAGACAACCTAGTTAATGCATAAGACCTGGGCAGGGGAGAAGCTTACCCTGAACAAGTGTATCTGCAAATATAAACCGCAGTAACACTTTGTGAAACTGTGCAGCCAAGCAAGTAAATCCCACAGTTTATAATTGTCTCAATGCTGAATCATACACATTGAAACAAGCAacacagattattttaatatgaatgGAGCTTTAATATTCAGTATCAGTACTAAATCTATTAACTTCTCCCAAGTAGCAAAGTCACTGTCTCTTAGTCTGAGTACAGTTAAAAGCTACCATATCTTTTTTTAGATTTCTTAAATCTTTCCCTAACAGGGCAGTTATAAAGTGTTCTCTGTAAACATGTGCGGAAGTTCATAAAATGGCTTTAAATACGTTTGGTGACTAATACGTTACTGAGaggcaagaggggaaaaaaacctccaagacTATTTTAACAAAGCCAGATCCTAATTATCTCTTTGAAAGATTatgttttggggatttttgttgtaTGCAAGAGTTTTAGgtaggaagagagagaagaaaagaaaagagcattttaatGCAGCCCTGTCAATCAGCTGTCACAGAGTTCGTTTTTCAACCTCATCCATTATGCAGATTGGGGCATTATTATAACATACATTTTCGCTCAAGCATGAGGCTTCAAGCAAAGAAGACAGGTGGTACTCGCAGAAGGAAGACTGGCTAGCCTTCCCTTTGGggcacttctgctgctgcatctTTAATACCAAACCAGGAAACAGCCATGCTCTAACAGGAGCATTTATTGAAGAACAAGCCCTTTTGTATATAATTACTTCAAAAGATTCATATAATAAGGTCATTAAAAAACGCTTTACTTCTCAACAGTGCATGACACTGGTTAACTCTTTCCGCTCAGATTTAGGTTGTTCACAGCTACCACGCTAGTGGACTTTGCTTTTTAGATCTAAAGCAATAGCAGGGTGCTTCTAAGTTAGCGTTGCCACTGctgaaacaaacatttaaattgaaaatgtaaactgaaaatattaaggctgggaaaaatatgctttaaattGTTCTCGATTGGGAGAAGTTAACAATATTCTAAGAATACATTTAGCTACCTTGCTCTAATAAACGAGGCACATGCCTTTATCCCAACTCTCTTCGACATGTTCTGCTCCCAGGACTCGGAGGCTGTGCGATTCCCTTCATCCATCCTTTCCAGTTCTTCTGAAGTGCAGAGGAATTCTTTTACAGCTTGGCTGCTGCTACAAGTCACGGCATTCTCCCTCTTTGTTTCTGTAGCAAGGCTGAACCGAGGGCCTTCTTTCCGTCCATCTGATCTGTGAGGCTGCAAATTAATCTCTCTTCCAGCTGATGTTTTGAAACTACTATCACTTACACTAACCTCTTCAGACTGATGTAGATTTGTTTCTGGAATCACTAATGGAGACAAACTCTGTAAAAGGCTCATATAAGATTCAGCAAGTAACTTCCAGTACCAAGGGTTGAAAGGATGTAAGCAGATCAGCTGCTGCAGACACGTGatcttttcttctacattttCCAGACCCTGGTAAATGGCAAACTGCAGGTTGAGAACCGTTGTTAAGTGATCTGTGTTAGTAGCGCCGTTTCTCTAGAAACAAAAGACAATAGATTAAAAACAGGAGTAGAACAGAATCATCCTTCAGAGCCTAAGAAAATGTCTCCCTGAAAAATGACACACAAATATCACTaaaggtaatttttaaattgtacaAAACTGTgctcttaaaattttaaatgataCGTGATATGGATCACGCACAATCAAGCTGACAGCATTCCCTCTAGCTAGCTTGTCCCAGTCTGAAAGGCAAGAAGGCTCCGAATGCTGTCATTTGTTTATTTGCCTTCAGAGTTTTATACAGCTGCCCTTCTTTGTAGTATAAACACcctttatataaaataaacagcagcagtaaaatTCTAGCAGACTTCAGAGCCTCTGGACTTTTTCCTTTGTGGGAAAAACTCAATTTGTGGTTAGATACTCTTCTTGGTGGCAGTTTGGCAGCAAGTATATGGAAATAAAAGGGAGTTTTGAACCGTCACTTTTATAGTGGAAAGATTTAAGCACTCATTTATCCCCTTTCTTATAATTCCTATTACATTACATTAATTCTGCCTGGCAGAGCATGATATTTAGTCCCTTCCAGGACTACCAGCCTCCCTGCACAGGGAGCTCATTGTGGTACAGGGTGTTCTGATTTCTAAAGAGTGATTATATCTGCAGTGACAGTTACCCTCTGTTTACCAAATACTCTGAGCACTGAACATCCTGAAGGATTATAGACatgaagattatttttccagaaaatggtCCATATAAGAGAAGTACTGGCAATATTTTCACGTTCAAAGCCTAAAAGAAAGATTGCATTACTTACCAATTTTTCTGCGATATCCAGAGCCTCCTTGTGCCTTCCCAGGCGACATAAACACCGAGCCCGACCCTCTTGGACATCTCGTCTCATTGCAATGTTACTGGGAGGTAAGACTAGTAAGCAGTTCGAGTACTCACACAGGGCTTTCTAGTAGTGTcgacaaaaagaaaagccaaacaaaacagtgagacattttcatttaaaagaaagcctGACAGTATGTTTTGTTTATGACTACAGTCACAAAGGGAATTCAGGAGCTGAAGtccacattttcatttctctagACTCAGCTACCACCTATGCCAGCAACAAACAAGGGCCCCGGTACTACACAGCCAAGTCTAGACAGTGATAAGCAACCTCAATCCTAACTCGTGTTTAAACCCTGACAGGATTCACCACACATCTGTCCACCTCTCCCCCACCAGGCCTGATCCAGAAGGGATCATCTATCAACCTGGGCAATATGTGACTCAAGGCATCTTTTCCCCAGCTACCAACTCAATGATCAGAGCACTCATCCTAAATTTGGATGATCTTGTTTCAAATCTGTGACATCCTCCACGGCAAGGTTTGAACCTGCAAGTACCTCACCTCACATGGATAATCAGCACATTGGAGAATACAACAAGGAAGGTGAATCTCCATTGTTTCTGTAGGGTGGTTCTAATTTgcatgaaataattaaatattaattgggctaaggaaaaagacaagaatgaGCAATATTTCTGTAGCTTAATGCTCAGGGCACTCACCAGGACTCCAATTAacatttaaatgcattaaattaAGTATTCAGTGAAGCTAAGACTGGATTCCTGGTTCCTCCCCCTTTATGTAAGTGCCCAGACCAGAAGACTAAAGAGCAGTGCTCATTCTCCCATCTCtcaaaatgaatatttaattattccTTGCGAACCTGAATGGTTCTAACAGAAAAAGCTTCTAGGCGACATACCCTAAATACTTCCTAGCAAAGTGGCTGAcgtatttttcttccctggcaTTAGCTTGCATTCCTTCTCAAGCAAAAGAGGGTGCTCCCCTCTGCCCAGTGAGTGCAGCAGCCACTGGTGAAAATGGATTAGAGGAGGGTTGCAGGACACCCCTGTTCACCCTGTTATGTGACAAAGGGATATAACCTGGCAAGGATCAGGCATTACGAATCCCAAGCAGATTCTACAGTCATCTATATCCTAAAAATGGGCACAGCTCAGATCACTGCTGTCCTTGGCATTTCCTACCAACCAAGTGGCCTAGGCTGATGTAAAAAAGTATTCAGAACGAGTGAAGAGATTACTACCCCCATTTACTTATTTCCAGCCCCCTTTCTAAGGTTGGCGctctcaaatctgtaattttatgTACAGTCTAGTTCTGGTTCTGGTTCTGTCACAGTGATCCAGATTAGCAATAAGACTGAAGACTAGATGTTTTTAACATGGATCACTGCCACAGAAAAGGATTAGGAAACAACGGTCTGTTCCACTAGCAGATCTGAGGGGGTGTCATTCTCTCCTGAGAGGGCACCACAGCACACAGCAAGGAGCAATCTGCTCTTCCTGAGGGTCAGCAGCCATGTCTGACTGCAGCCCGAGGCATCTCTCTTCTCAGCACACTTTTATGAATCCCTTCAGGGCATCCCAGCTGAGACCGGAAAGCATCTGTCAGGTATAGACAAGACAGCAGTAGTGctgaaataacattaaaaagcagaagtcagTGCCAACTGAGGTACAAAAAGATCAACAAATCCAATGGGCAAGGCGAAAGGAGTGGAGTTAGAAGTCGGCCTGAGGGCTTTGAAATCAGGGAGCCTCTAATGCAAACCATAGCCTGGAACAAGAAGCTATTACAGTTGAAACAAGGGCAGAAGCAGCTGATTTCAACCAGGAAACAAGGTAACAAAAGACTAGATTTCTGCAACTAGGACTACAGAGGCAGGAGAGCATCAATGATCAGGAATGCAGCTCAGGAAGTAGGCAGTGAGGGCAGGGTCAAGGACTACAGCAGGCAGGAAGAGAAACGGGGAACATAAATGCACCCCAAAGGCACAACCAGCGATCCAGAGCAaagggaggcagcagagaggTGGGACAATTAATGATGAGGCTCATAAGCCAACTGTCAGGAGCCTGACAACTACAGTCAGCTTTCACCTGACAGCTGGGGGAGCTCCGAGAAAGGTGAGCTGGCAGCCAGGTGGTTGCCAGCAATCTGACAGCGTTTGTGGGACATGGTATTATCCCCAGGAGCAGAGAAATCCACATGCTTAACTCTGGCTGACCATGAGGTCCATGGCCACAAACACTAGCTCTGCTCACCGCTGAACCGCTCATATGCGCAAGCCTGATCCGGATCAGCTCTGGCCGCAGAGCAGCATTTCTGGCCAGTTTACACTGACTTCACGCTGACTCCTGGAAAGATGTCATCTGGCTGGGGGAGCTCGCCAGAGCACAGTTACCCATCGTGGCCTGGCCGCAGCTCAGCCAGCAGGACGGCTCTTCACCAGCTCACCGTGACTGCCCGTGGGGCTGTCACGCTGTCAGCACAAACGAGGAGCCATCAAGCTGGACGTAACCCGCCACGGACTCCAGCACCCCCAGGCTGTGCCTCAGCCGGGAGGCTTTTTTACataaatacacaaacacacGCACTCAGCACGGCGGGGACTACAGGATCACCCCAGCTTATATCCCCGCAACTTCCACCGACCAGGGCCCGGGCTCGGCCCAGGCCCCAGGCCCCAGGCCGTGCCAGAGCCCTGGAAATACCTCAAACTCCTGCTGCCGGTAGGCCCAGTCCGCCCGGAACTTGCTGGCCGTTAGCCCCCCGGCGCCTTCCCCGCCGTCCGCCTCGCTGCGAAACCACTGCGGGCACAGCACAAACCCGTCAGGGGGGCCGAGGCCGCCCCCGCCCTACCCGGGCGGCCCCTTcggccgctcccgccgcccccccgccgccgcccccggctccTCACGCGGGGCTCGCAGTGCTTCGCTCCGCaggccggcccggccccgccgcccgggccCCGCTCCCGGCTCGGGCCGAAGAGGGAGTCCTCGAACTGCCAGCCCAGCAGCGGCTCCATCCCGCCGCTCACGCCCGGaccggccgccgccggccggcggcAGCGCGCCCCCTGCCGGGCCGCCCCTCCGGGAGGTCCACCgagggcggcggcgcggcggcggcgagccGCCGGGGGCACCGAGTTAGGGGCGGCGCGGGCTAGAGGGgaggcggcgggcagcggccaTCTTAGGCAGGGCGGTGTGAGGGGGGGGCTGCGGAGCGCGGCCcgccgggagctgtagtcccgaccgccgggcccggccccctCCCTCCGGCCCTGCCCGCTGAGTGCCTGAGGCGGGCGGGCGAACGAACGGCCGCGGAAGGCCTGGTGTCCTGCTCCGCTAGCCGGGCTGGGAGACGAGAGCCGGGCGGGGAGCGCCGCTAGGCCGGGGCACCGACTGGAAAGGGGGGCGGCGGCAGCCCGGGTGCCGCCGGCCTTGCCGAGGGCGAGCCCGCCGAGCGAAGcgagaggagaggaagggccTGCCTCGGAGCGGCTGGCGACTCCTCGTTTCTGGCCTTTGCCCGTCGGTTTTGGGAGGCGGGTGCCTGCGCTCCCCGACGGGCAGCAGGGCCGTCACACCTCCCCGGCTCTGGCGAGGAGTTTGGTCACAAGTCACTGTAATGGAAATGTTGCAAGATCTTGTAACAAATAGTTGAGCCAAAGTGTCCCCTGCTTTGGTAAATTAATTGCATAATTGTGGAGTTGTTCTCTTAGTATCTTGGCCCGCAGCCTGCGCGGGGGTGGGCGGGAGTG belongs to Haliaeetus albicilla chromosome 3, bHalAlb1.1, whole genome shotgun sequence and includes:
- the C3H8orf76 gene encoding uncharacterized protein C8orf76 homolog isoform X3 — its product is MFITLKYLFGRRKKRWKKGKCVSHLVDLCLWVKIKKALCEYSNCLLVLPPSNIAMRRDVQEGRARCLCRLGRHKEALDIAEKLRNGATNTDHLTTVLNLQFAIYQGLENVEEKITCLQQLICLHPFNPWYWKLLAESYMSLLQSLSPLVIPETNLHQSEEVSVSDSSFKTSAGREINLQPHRSDGRKEGPRFSLATETKRENAVTCSSSQAVKEFLCTSEELERMDEGNRTASESWEQNMSKRVGIKACASFIRARLLLQLIQLQQSSFALENNIKGQKEIDGKVARLGFNENSLLLMTKVMGQDLIPEKLKEEFQGEVKCIGPSALSSLVTASATEFEIKWFGNLQDDLCHFDRQFHSDIGLPPSVT
- the C3H8orf76 gene encoding uncharacterized protein C8orf76 homolog isoform X1 is translated as MEPLLGWQFEDSLFGPSRERGPGGGAGPACGAKHCEPRWFRSEADGGEGAGGLTASKFRADWAYRQQEFEKALCEYSNCLLVLPPSNIAMRRDVQEGRARCLCRLGRHKEALDIAEKLRNGATNTDHLTTVLNLQFAIYQGLENVEEKITCLQQLICLHPFNPWYWKLLAESYMSLLQSLSPLVIPETNLHQSEEVSVSDSSFKTSAGREINLQPHRSDGRKEGPRFSLATETKRENAVTCSSSQAVKEFLCTSEELERMDEGNRTASESWEQNMSKRVGIKACASFIRARLLLQLIQLQQSSFALENNIKGQKEIDGKVARLGFNENSLLLMTKVMGQDLIPEKLKEEFQGEVKCIGPSALSSLVTASATEFEIKWFGNLQDDLCHFDRQFHSDIGLPPSVT
- the C3H8orf76 gene encoding uncharacterized protein C8orf76 homolog isoform X2 is translated as MEPLLGWQFEDSLFGPSRERGPGGGAGPACGAKHCEPRKALCEYSNCLLVLPPSNIAMRRDVQEGRARCLCRLGRHKEALDIAEKLRNGATNTDHLTTVLNLQFAIYQGLENVEEKITCLQQLICLHPFNPWYWKLLAESYMSLLQSLSPLVIPETNLHQSEEVSVSDSSFKTSAGREINLQPHRSDGRKEGPRFSLATETKRENAVTCSSSQAVKEFLCTSEELERMDEGNRTASESWEQNMSKRVGIKACASFIRARLLLQLIQLQQSSFALENNIKGQKEIDGKVARLGFNENSLLLMTKVMGQDLIPEKLKEEFQGEVKCIGPSALSSLVTASATEFEIKWFGNLQDDLCHFDRQFHSDIGLPPSVT